The proteins below come from a single Iocasia fonsfrigidae genomic window:
- the xylB gene encoding xylulokinase, which produces MAYLMGLDIGTSGIKALLIKEDGQIVSSQTEKYPLHTPQAGWAEQNPADWWEATLKVISSVVKDSGVEPAGIKGISLSGQMHSSVFLNKDMKVVRPAILWSDTRTSRQCQQIYDRAGGLENLINYVSNPALEGFTAPKILWLKDNEPANYQQVSLVLLPKDYIRYHLTGEIFTEVSDAAGTLLLNVKEKKWSAELLKKLDISPEILPPVIDSIDIAGRISKNIADKTGLKQGTPVIAGGADNACGAVGSGIIQEGRVMVSIGTSGVVMAQANKPTADKQGRMHLFNHAVPDNWYMMGVMLSAGMSFNWVKEKLFDDTIDYDRLNQLAAAVEPGSDGLVFLPYLYGERTPHADANARGVYFGISGKHEQGHFIRSVMEGVTFGLRDSLELIKAQGIKTEEIRAIGGGAKSQLWQQIMADIFGQEICLLNIEEGPAFGAALIAGVGAGVYDNFATAESRIIKISKRISPVEENVAHYNKLYNIYQNLYPAVKDNYRELSKLN; this is translated from the coding sequence ATGGCTTATTTAATGGGTTTGGATATTGGAACAAGCGGTATTAAGGCACTTTTAATTAAAGAAGATGGTCAAATAGTCAGTAGTCAGACAGAAAAATATCCCCTACATACCCCCCAGGCCGGTTGGGCTGAGCAGAACCCGGCTGATTGGTGGGAAGCTACCTTGAAAGTGATTTCCAGTGTAGTCAAAGATAGTGGTGTGGAGCCGGCTGGGATAAAAGGTATCAGTTTATCTGGGCAGATGCATAGTTCTGTCTTCCTTAATAAGGATATGAAGGTAGTTAGACCTGCTATCCTATGGAGTGATACCAGGACCAGCCGTCAGTGTCAGCAGATATATGATAGGGCAGGTGGGTTAGAGAATTTAATTAACTATGTATCTAATCCCGCTCTAGAGGGTTTTACTGCCCCGAAAATATTATGGTTGAAGGATAATGAACCAGCAAATTATCAGCAGGTTTCACTTGTCCTCTTACCTAAAGACTATATCCGCTACCACCTGACTGGTGAGATTTTTACTGAGGTATCAGATGCTGCCGGCACCCTGTTATTAAATGTCAAGGAGAAAAAATGGTCAGCTGAGCTACTTAAAAAACTTGATATATCTCCCGAGATATTACCACCGGTTATTGATTCGATAGATATTGCTGGTAGAATAAGTAAAAATATTGCTGATAAAACAGGTCTTAAGCAGGGCACGCCAGTAATTGCCGGGGGTGCTGATAATGCCTGTGGTGCTGTCGGGAGTGGGATTATTCAAGAGGGAAGGGTAATGGTAAGTATAGGGACATCTGGTGTTGTCATGGCCCAGGCAAATAAACCTACTGCTGATAAGCAGGGGAGGATGCACCTCTTTAACCATGCAGTTCCCGATAACTGGTATATGATGGGTGTTATGCTGTCAGCTGGTATGTCTTTTAACTGGGTCAAGGAGAAATTATTTGATGACACTATTGATTATGATAGATTAAATCAGCTGGCTGCAGCAGTAGAACCCGGCAGTGATGGGTTAGTATTTCTACCTTATCTTTATGGTGAAAGGACACCACATGCTGATGCCAATGCCCGGGGAGTATATTTTGGAATCTCCGGTAAACATGAACAGGGGCATTTTATCCGTAGTGTGATGGAAGGGGTTACCTTTGGATTAAGGGATTCCCTGGAATTAATTAAGGCTCAAGGGATTAAGACAGAGGAAATCCGGGCTATTGGTGGTGGGGCTAAAAGCCAGTTATGGCAGCAGATTATGGCCGATATATTTGGCCAGGAGATCTGTCTTTTGAATATAGAGGAAGGACCGGCCTTTGGAGCGGCCCTGATTGCAGGTGTAGGGGCAGGTGTCTATGATAATTTTGCAACAGCTGAATCTCGAATAATTAAAATCAGCAAACGTATTTCACCTGTAGAAGAAAATGTAGCCCACTATAACAAATTATATAACATCTATCAGAATCTTTATCCTGCAGTAAAGGATAATTACAGGGAACTTTCCAAACTTAACTAG
- a CDS encoding J domain-containing protein: MKNPYKTLGLSEGASKEEIRKAYKRLVKKYHPDKYANNPLSDLAEEKLEEINKAYNYLMKNKGYNQGQDNGYQSSSNRYSNNSYHTYAQIRELIKRGNIVQAEKILDSISQKDAEWFFLKGVISLQKGWYDQGYQQINRAVAMDPSNSEYRSTLNNLHQQNAAYRASGRNRGYGGADACDLCTCLCCSDCCCECLGGDLIACC; encoded by the coding sequence TTGAAAAATCCATACAAGACACTGGGACTGAGTGAAGGGGCAAGTAAAGAGGAGATTAGAAAGGCCTATAAGAGATTGGTAAAAAAGTATCACCCAGATAAATATGCCAATAATCCCCTCTCAGACCTGGCAGAGGAAAAATTAGAGGAGATTAATAAGGCCTATAATTATTTAATGAAAAATAAAGGATATAATCAAGGTCAAGATAATGGATACCAGTCTTCCAGTAACAGATATAGTAATAACAGTTATCATACCTATGCCCAGATCAGGGAGTTGATTAAACGGGGTAATATAGTTCAGGCAGAAAAGATATTGGACAGTATCTCACAGAAAGATGCTGAATGGTTTTTCTTGAAAGGGGTTATTTCCCTACAGAAAGGCTGGTATGACCAGGGTTATCAACAGATTAATAGAGCAGTTGCTATGGACCCTTCTAATAGTGAATACCGTTCTACTTTAAATAATTTGCATCAACAAAATGCAGCTTACCGTGCTTCCGGCAGGAACAGGGGATACGGTGGTGCTGATGCCTGTGATTTGTGTACCTGTTTATGTTGTAGTGATTGCTGTTGTGAGTGTTTAGGGGGAGATTTGATAGCTTGTTGTTAA
- a CDS encoding sugar kinase yields MPEVITLGETMVLMNPTEAGPLRYVDRFKKQIAGAETNVAIGINKLGHSTGWISRLGSDEFGQYVLSVIKGEGVDTSRVIMDVDTPTGVFFKERRILGLSQVYYYRRQSAASYMLPEDLDEEYIASARYLHLTGITPALSSSCLATVQQAIEIAHQNNVLVSFDPNIRFKLWDRRKAKEILLSLIREVDILLPGVKEADMLLGKMDEPEDYAQKFIEMGPEIVALKLGKTGSYIADKEKGRIVEGFSSTEVDAAGAGDAFAAGFLSGLLEGKDIFEAAMIANAAGAFAVTLPGDYEAFPTSQDLNAFLKGNSDIFR; encoded by the coding sequence ATGCCAGAAGTAATTACATTAGGGGAAACAATGGTTTTAATGAATCCAACAGAAGCGGGGCCTTTAAGGTATGTTGACCGTTTTAAAAAGCAGATTGCCGGGGCCGAAACAAATGTAGCAATAGGTATAAATAAATTAGGGCATAGTACAGGCTGGATAAGTAGATTGGGTAGTGATGAGTTTGGACAGTATGTTTTATCAGTTATAAAAGGTGAGGGGGTTGATACTTCAAGAGTTATCATGGATGTAGATACCCCCACAGGTGTTTTCTTTAAAGAAAGAAGGATACTGGGCCTTTCACAGGTCTATTATTATAGGAGGCAGTCTGCTGCCAGTTATATGCTTCCTGAAGATTTAGATGAAGAATATATTGCTTCTGCCAGATACCTTCATTTGACAGGTATAACCCCTGCTTTAAGTTCTTCCTGTCTGGCTACAGTCCAGCAGGCGATTGAAATAGCACATCAAAATAATGTCTTAGTATCTTTTGATCCCAATATCAGGTTTAAACTCTGGGATAGGAGAAAGGCCAAAGAAATATTGCTAAGTTTGATTAGAGAAGTGGATATTTTACTGCCTGGTGTCAAAGAAGCTGATATGTTGTTAGGTAAAATGGATGAACCAGAAGATTATGCTCAAAAGTTTATCGAAATGGGTCCGGAAATTGTTGCCTTAAAACTGGGAAAAACAGGTTCATATATTGCTGATAAAGAAAAGGGGCGAATAGTAGAGGGTTTTTCCAGTACAGAGGTTGATGCGGCTGGGGCAGGTGATGCTTTTGCAGCTGGTTTTTTATCTGGTCTTTTGGAAGGAAAAGATATTTTTGAAGCGGCTATGATTGCTAATGCTGCAGGTGCTTTTGCTGTAACCCTACCAGGTGATTATGAAGCTTTTCCTACTTCACAGGACCTTAATGCCTTTTTAAAGGGTAATTCTGATATATTCAGATAA
- a CDS encoding EscU/YscU/HrcU family type III secretion system export apparatus switch protein yields MTKKRRKLSKAAALTYDPQKDNAPKIVANGSGDIADKIIAAAREHNIPIEKNHDIVEVLVQLNIGEEVPAELYQAIAEILSFIYQMEDK; encoded by the coding sequence ATGACTAAAAAAAGGAGAAAACTAAGTAAAGCAGCCGCCTTAACATATGACCCCCAAAAAGATAATGCCCCCAAAATAGTGGCTAATGGGAGTGGTGATATAGCAGATAAGATTATTGCTGCTGCCCGCGAACACAATATACCAATCGAAAAAAATCATGATATTGTAGAGGTCCTGGTACAACTCAATATAGGGGAAGAAGTCCCAGCAGAATTATACCAGGCCATTGCAGAAATATTAAGTTTTATTTATCAAATGGAAGACAAATAG
- a CDS encoding ATP-dependent helicase, producing the protein MDLARFLNTEQQKAVRALEGPVLVLAGAGSGKTRALTYRTARLIDNGVDPANILTLTFTNKAADDMKGKIVKLLGKERIKGMWLGTFHSICLRILRDNLARVNRSEGCLIYDTTDSVDIIEDIILEFGLDDLEYEAKIAYNIIQKAKMELIAPEFLIKEYARENKGSQHYYQVLSRIYQEYERVLLNNNSFDFNDLIKKTIELFSKYPEILREYQNRFKYVQVDEYQDVNHAQYQITSLLSEPEGNIFVVGDDWQGIYGFRGADIKNILEFEKDYPRAEIIKLEQNYRSTNNIISVSNQLISNNKQNKEKTAWTKEGDGAPIFLTRAKNPQVEAAYVARRINDLVNHYNYSYKDIAVLCRTNFQSHYIQQVFPRSHIPYQLIGGVSFFDRQEIRYFINYLRLLVNPEDGLALKRLFRIEADGVGDVLLSEINRYAREHKIQVADVLADPTRVKGIGEKKAANLIEFKLRVLDGIRGLRKMKMPFPRKALQLYELIDFENNVINELGNTAERLKYINFFMEDIHNYHKYNPGSTLYDYLLINELLGGQDELEEDNTDSVKVMTAHSAKGLEFPVVFIIAVEEDVFPHQKSLEEAAAGSNPYAVEEERRLLYVAMTRAEKILFMSFSQRKSGNNGEEKEVKPSRFLYELPVERMDLSSVDILRKSRRLQFKKDPTILKKN; encoded by the coding sequence ATGGATTTAGCTAGATTTTTAAATACGGAACAGCAGAAAGCAGTTAGGGCCTTAGAGGGGCCAGTGCTGGTACTGGCCGGGGCCGGGAGTGGTAAAACAAGGGCACTGACATATAGAACGGCCAGATTAATTGATAATGGTGTTGATCCTGCGAATATTTTAACCCTTACCTTTACAAATAAGGCAGCAGATGATATGAAAGGAAAAATAGTTAAGCTTCTTGGTAAAGAAAGGATCAAAGGGATGTGGTTGGGAACCTTTCACAGTATCTGTCTCAGGATTTTGAGGGATAATTTAGCCAGGGTAAACAGGAGTGAAGGGTGCCTTATTTACGATACGACTGATTCAGTCGATATTATTGAAGATATAATACTGGAGTTTGGTCTGGATGATCTGGAGTATGAAGCTAAAATAGCCTATAATATAATTCAGAAGGCCAAAATGGAATTAATAGCCCCTGAGTTTCTGATCAAGGAGTATGCCAGGGAAAATAAAGGCTCCCAGCATTATTATCAAGTACTTAGCAGGATATATCAGGAGTATGAAAGGGTATTGCTCAATAATAATTCCTTTGACTTCAATGATCTGATTAAAAAGACAATAGAATTGTTCAGTAAATACCCTGAGATATTAAGGGAATATCAAAACAGGTTTAAATATGTCCAGGTAGATGAATATCAGGATGTAAACCATGCACAGTATCAGATTACCAGTCTGCTGTCAGAGCCGGAGGGAAACATATTTGTGGTTGGTGATGACTGGCAGGGGATATATGGTTTTCGGGGGGCTGATATAAAAAACATACTGGAATTTGAAAAAGATTATCCCCGGGCTGAGATTATTAAATTGGAGCAGAATTATCGAAGTACAAATAATATTATAAGTGTTTCTAACCAATTGATAAGTAATAATAAACAAAATAAAGAGAAAACCGCCTGGACAAAAGAAGGGGATGGTGCCCCTATATTTTTAACCAGAGCCAAAAATCCACAGGTAGAGGCTGCTTATGTGGCTAGAAGAATTAATGATCTGGTAAATCACTATAATTATAGTTACAAGGACATTGCTGTTCTCTGTAGAACCAATTTTCAGTCTCATTATATTCAGCAGGTCTTTCCACGTTCACATATACCTTATCAGCTGATTGGTGGTGTTAGCTTTTTTGATCGGCAGGAAATAAGATATTTTATTAACTATCTTAGGCTCCTGGTTAACCCTGAGGACGGTCTTGCCCTGAAACGCTTATTCAGAATTGAAGCAGATGGGGTAGGTGATGTCCTTTTAAGTGAGATTAATAGATATGCCCGTGAACACAAGATACAGGTTGCTGATGTCCTGGCTGACCCAACAAGGGTGAAAGGTATTGGAGAGAAAAAAGCTGCTAATCTAATCGAGTTTAAATTAAGGGTTCTTGATGGAATTAGGGGGCTTCGTAAGATGAAAATGCCTTTCCCCCGTAAAGCACTTCAATTATATGAACTGATTGATTTTGAGAATAATGTTATTAATGAGCTGGGGAATACAGCAGAGCGCTTAAAATATATTAATTTTTTTATGGAAGACATTCACAATTACCATAAATATAATCCAGGTAGTACCTTGTATGACTATCTATTGATAAATGAACTCCTGGGCGGGCAGGATGAACTGGAAGAGGATAATACTGATAGTGTTAAGGTGATGACTGCTCATTCGGCCAAGGGTTTAGAGTTTCCGGTAGTGTTTATTATAGCAGTTGAAGAGGATGTTTTTCCACATCAGAAGAGCCTGGAAGAGGCTGCTGCGGGTAGCAACCCTTATGCTGTGGAAGAAGAAAGGCGGCTTTTGTATGTGGCTATGACCAGGGCAGAAAAGATATTATTTATGAGTTTTTCACAGCGCAAGAGTGGTAATAATGGGGAGGAAAAGGAAGTAAAACCCTCCAGATTTCTTTATGAACTACCAGTGGAAAGGATGGATCTTAGTAGTGTAGATATACTTAGAAAGAGTAGAAGACTACAATTTAAAAAAGATCCTACTATTCTGAAAAAAAACTAA
- a CDS encoding ABC transporter ATP-binding protein, which translates to MLKLNNLHKVFNYGRVNQNYALRGVDITIPRGDFLTVIGSNGAGKSTLLNLVAGTYFPEIGQIEINEQTITDWPVSKRAFLVGRVFQDPLMGTAAEMTIEENLSMAALRGKRRGLRPGLDKTRRQEFRELLSLLGLGLEERLEYPVKLLSGGQRQALTLLMATLGDPEVLLLDEHTAALDPSTAIQIMEITEKIVEKKNLTVLMVTHDLKQALDMGNRTIMMDKGQIILDIKDEERAETTVAGLLKKFSELRGHELTDDRVLLSD; encoded by the coding sequence ATGTTAAAACTAAATAATCTGCATAAGGTTTTTAATTATGGTAGGGTAAATCAAAACTATGCCCTTAGGGGGGTAGACATCACAATACCACGTGGGGATTTTCTTACAGTTATCGGTAGTAATGGGGCTGGCAAATCAACCCTTCTTAATCTGGTAGCTGGAACCTATTTTCCGGAGATAGGCCAGATAGAGATAAATGAACAAACTATAACAGACTGGCCGGTTAGTAAAAGGGCTTTTCTGGTAGGTAGGGTTTTTCAGGATCCTTTGATGGGGACTGCTGCGGAGATGACTATTGAGGAGAACCTTTCTATGGCTGCTTTAAGGGGAAAACGTAGGGGATTAAGACCTGGGCTTGATAAAACCCGCCGCCAGGAGTTTCGTGAGTTATTGAGTCTTCTGGGGCTAGGTCTGGAAGAAAGGCTGGAGTATCCTGTAAAACTTCTGTCAGGTGGTCAGCGGCAGGCCCTTACATTATTAATGGCTACTCTGGGTGACCCGGAGGTTCTTTTATTAGATGAACATACAGCAGCCCTTGACCCCAGTACTGCTATTCAGATCATGGAAATAACAGAAAAGATTGTTGAAAAGAAAAATCTGACTGTTTTAATGGTAACCCATGACCTTAAACAGGCTCTGGATATGGGTAACAGAACAATAATGATGGATAAGGGACAGATTATTCTGGATATTAAAGATGAGGAACGGGCAGAGACAACTGTTGCTGGTTTGCTGAAGAAGTTCAGTGAGCTTAGAGGACATGAATTGACAGATGATAGGGTCTTGTTGAGTGATTAA
- a CDS encoding ROK family transcriptional regulator: protein MEIKVGNSLFIRDLNQLGIFKSIHKYGPISRKELADNTGYSAATVTNHVKTLLKNGYVIETEKGDSTGGRKPVYLTVNPHKAYIFAVSIEVKEVKLIMFNLKFSIETKLTFPIVDKNPTGVVQRLLQEIDMMLMDKGISLENVMGIGISVPGLIDRGKQALDFAPNLGWRKIAIAEMLREKYDLPIVIENEANAAVIGEREFVYPDINNIVYVSINEGIGCGIIFDGKLYRGASGNAGEFGHIIINSSGPYCHCGNKGCWETLASENYIVKTVNKKLDTKMTKEEIYQQGKKGNKQIIDILHETGENIGIGLVNIINSLSPAYLILGGHISSVKDIIYDQMINVLKDETLAISFEKTTIKFTKLKDLAVVYGMAQLVYNKSLNLQE from the coding sequence ATGGAGATTAAAGTAGGCAATTCGCTATTTATTAGGGATCTAAATCAACTAGGTATCTTTAAATCAATTCATAAATACGGACCTATTTCCCGTAAAGAATTAGCAGATAATACAGGTTATAGTGCTGCAACAGTAACAAATCATGTTAAGACTTTATTAAAAAATGGATATGTTATTGAGACAGAAAAGGGCGATTCAACAGGGGGGCGCAAACCAGTATATTTGACAGTTAATCCACATAAGGCTTATATATTTGCTGTCTCTATAGAGGTTAAAGAAGTAAAGCTTATTATGTTTAATTTAAAGTTTTCTATAGAAACAAAGCTGACCTTCCCCATAGTTGATAAGAACCCGACAGGTGTTGTGCAGAGACTGCTCCAGGAGATAGATATGATGCTTATGGATAAAGGCATATCTCTAGAGAATGTTATGGGTATTGGGATTTCAGTACCTGGTTTAATAGACCGGGGGAAACAGGCCCTGGACTTTGCCCCTAATCTGGGTTGGCGAAAAATTGCAATAGCTGAAATGCTCAGAGAAAAATATGACCTGCCTATTGTGATAGAAAATGAAGCCAATGCTGCTGTGATCGGTGAAAGAGAGTTTGTTTACCCTGATATAAATAATATTGTGTATGTTTCAATTAATGAAGGGATTGGTTGTGGAATTATTTTTGACGGTAAACTGTATAGAGGAGCAAGTGGAAATGCCGGTGAGTTTGGGCATATTATTATTAATAGTTCTGGTCCCTATTGCCATTGTGGCAATAAAGGGTGTTGGGAGACACTGGCCTCTGAAAATTATATAGTCAAAACTGTTAATAAAAAACTGGATACCAAGATGACAAAGGAGGAGATTTATCAGCAGGGGAAAAAGGGTAATAAACAGATAATTGATATACTACATGAAACAGGAGAAAATATCGGTATAGGCTTAGTAAATATTATAAATAGTCTAAGTCCTGCCTATTTAATATTGGGAGGGCATATCTCTTCAGTCAAGGATATTATTTATGATCAGATGATTAATGTTTTAAAAGATGAAACCCTAGCGATTTCTTTCGAGAAAACAACTATTAAGTTTACTAAGCTAAAGGACCTGGCCGTTGTATATGGTATGGCTCAACTGGTTTATAATAAGAGCTTGAATTTGCAGGAGTAG
- the xylA gene encoding xylose isomerase yields MKELFGKIPKIEYEGPASTNPLAFKYYNPEEELGGKTMAEHLRFSMAYWHTFTADGSDPFGAGTMQRPWNDINDPMEVAKKRVEAAFELMNKLGFSYFCFHDRDIAPEGKTLEETNQNLDEIVALLKEKMKETGIKLLWGTANMFTHPRFVHGAATSPNADVFAYAAAQVKKALEITNELGGENYVFWGGREGYETLLNTNMGLELDNLARFLQMAVDYAQKIGFKGQFLIEPKPKEPTKHQYDFDVAAVFAFLKKYGLDKYFKTNIEANHATLAGHNFQHELRFARLNGILGSVDANQGDMLLGWDTDQFPTNIYTTTFAMYEILKNGGLAPGGLNFDAKVRRPSFEAVDLAYGHIAGMDAFAQGLKVAYKLLEDGVIEEFITNRYASYDHGIGARIIKKELGFEELADYALNHDQIVNESGRQEMLESIINQYLIES; encoded by the coding sequence ATGAAAGAGTTATTTGGCAAAATACCAAAAATTGAGTATGAAGGTCCAGCATCTACTAATCCACTTGCCTTTAAGTACTATAATCCAGAGGAAGAGCTTGGCGGGAAAACGATGGCAGAACACCTCCGTTTTTCAATGGCTTACTGGCATACGTTTACTGCTGATGGTAGTGATCCCTTTGGGGCAGGAACTATGCAGCGCCCCTGGAATGATATTAATGACCCGATGGAAGTGGCCAAAAAAAGGGTAGAGGCTGCCTTTGAATTAATGAACAAACTGGGTTTTTCTTATTTTTGTTTTCATGATAGGGATATTGCCCCTGAGGGTAAAACACTGGAGGAAACAAATCAGAACCTGGATGAAATAGTGGCTTTACTCAAAGAGAAGATGAAAGAAACAGGTATAAAACTCCTCTGGGGAACAGCTAATATGTTTACACACCCCCGTTTTGTCCATGGGGCAGCAACCTCTCCCAATGCGGATGTCTTTGCTTATGCTGCAGCACAGGTAAAAAAGGCTCTGGAAATTACCAATGAACTGGGTGGTGAAAATTATGTTTTCTGGGGTGGTCGTGAAGGTTATGAAACACTGTTAAATACTAATATGGGTCTCGAACTGGATAATTTAGCCCGTTTTTTACAGATGGCAGTTGATTATGCCCAAAAAATAGGGTTTAAAGGACAATTTTTAATTGAACCTAAACCTAAAGAACCTACTAAACATCAGTATGATTTTGATGTAGCGGCTGTTTTTGCTTTTCTTAAAAAATATGGTCTGGATAAATACTTTAAGACTAATATTGAAGCAAATCACGCAACTCTAGCTGGGCATAACTTTCAGCATGAATTAAGGTTTGCCCGTTTAAATGGTATCCTCGGAAGTGTAGATGCCAATCAGGGTGATATGTTACTGGGTTGGGATACTGATCAGTTTCCTACAAATATATATACCACCACTTTTGCTATGTATGAGATACTAAAAAATGGAGGTCTGGCACCAGGGGGGTTAAATTTCGATGCTAAGGTAAGGAGACCTTCTTTTGAAGCGGTTGACTTAGCCTATGGTCATATCGCAGGGATGGATGCCTTTGCCCAGGGCTTAAAGGTTGCTTATAAATTATTAGAAGATGGGGTTATTGAGGAATTTATTACCAACAGATATGCCAGTTATGATCATGGTATAGGAGCCAGGATAATTAAAAAAGAGCTTGGTTTTGAAGAACTTGCAGATTATGCCTTAAATCATGACCAGATAGTTAATGAATCAGGTAGACAGGAGATGCTAGAAAGTATCATTAACCAATATTTGATAGAGAGTTAG
- a CDS encoding DUF5685 family protein, with translation MFGYVVPYKDELKVREYKLFRAFYCGLCKTLGKSSNQLTRFGLNYDFTFLALLLTALDEDEPQINHEGCIVNPFKKNPLIKKNQHLEYAADLNVIFVFLKLLDNWHDEHSFKSLLSMPVYYFASRGKREKYATSFHFFEKSLKKLEDLETAGNDIVDKSADVFARIMSVIFTPAYITEKKCRRILASLGYNLGRWIYILDAFSDLEDDINYKNYNPLLLQYNYSEAEGLQEFKDRIKENIVFTLTYSLNNLAKAYQLLTVHRYNNILENIIYLGLYRVMEKKLNNGGREIEKSIQDTGTE, from the coding sequence TTGTTTGGATATGTAGTACCATATAAAGATGAATTAAAGGTTAGAGAATATAAATTGTTTAGAGCATTTTATTGTGGACTTTGTAAAACACTTGGTAAATCTTCAAATCAATTGACCAGGTTTGGACTTAATTATGACTTTACTTTCCTGGCTTTATTATTAACTGCCCTTGATGAAGATGAACCCCAAATCAACCATGAGGGTTGTATTGTTAATCCATTCAAAAAAAACCCGCTTATTAAAAAGAATCAACACCTGGAATATGCTGCAGATTTGAATGTAATCTTTGTGTTCTTAAAACTTCTTGATAACTGGCATGATGAGCATTCTTTTAAATCTTTATTAAGTATGCCTGTTTATTATTTTGCTTCAAGGGGCAAAAGGGAAAAATATGCTACAAGCTTTCATTTTTTTGAAAAATCCCTTAAAAAGCTTGAAGACCTGGAAACGGCAGGAAATGATATTGTAGATAAGAGTGCAGATGTCTTTGCCAGGATAATGTCTGTGATTTTCACTCCGGCATATATTACTGAAAAAAAATGTAGGAGGATACTTGCTTCTCTGGGTTATAATCTGGGGAGATGGATTTATATTCTGGATGCCTTTAGTGACCTGGAAGATGATATTAATTATAAAAATTACAACCCTCTTTTACTCCAGTATAATTATAGTGAGGCTGAGGGTTTACAGGAATTTAAAGATAGAATTAAAGAAAATATTGTCTTTACTCTGACTTATTCACTAAATAATTTGGCCAAAGCTTATCAACTACTTACAGTACACAGATATAATAATATACTGGAAAATATTATTTATCTTGGTTTATATCGGGTAATGGAGAAAAAATTAAATAATGGGGGAAGAGAAATTGAAAAATCCATACAAGACACTGGGACTGAGTGA